From a single Drosophila sulfurigaster albostrigata strain 15112-1811.04 chromosome 3, ASM2355843v2, whole genome shotgun sequence genomic region:
- the LOC133842757 gene encoding probable serine hydrolase isoform X1: MGTLSLSDYEDVRIWAPWGHISGRWYGNRTERPILAIHGWLDNLGTFDTLIPLLPDYLGVLCIDLPGHGCSSRLPPGMHYSMHDYVFIIARVMKAYKWQKVSLLGHSLGGVLSFLFTALAPHTVDMVISLDICLPILESPRMLSGWAPYLEKHLVEEERADQSEMHEPPSYTLPQLRSLMAKGSFESVPKEFAHHLLYRSVAKSQLYPEKYYFSRDGRVKYYVIFPMNRSQGSELARRVKKPYLIIKASNSPYVSPNSDEAIAILRKENPHFEMHEVAGAHHAHLTNATEVAKYLVPFIRHYRPPPVSSWSLAGEEASISKKEKRRAQERFFSWNLKRRSKL; the protein is encoded by the exons ATGGGAACTTTATCATTGAGCGAC TACGAGGATGTTCGCATTTGGGCACCTTGGGGCCACATCTCGGGTCGTTGGTATGGCAATCGAACGGAACGTCCCATACTTGCCATTCATGGCTGGCTGGACAATTTGGGCACCTTTGATACACTGATACCTCTGTTGCCCGACTACCTTGGAGTTCTCTGCATCGATCTTCCGGGACATGGCTGCTCCAGTCGTCTGCCACCCGGAATGCACTACAGTATGCACGACTATGTGTTCATCATCGCTCGGGTCATGAAGGCATACAAGTGGCAAAAGGTCTCACTGTTGGGTCATTCGTTGGGTGGCGTCTTGTCCTTTCTGTTCACGGCGCTGGCGCCGCACACAGTCGATATGGTCATCTCGCTGGACATTTGCCTGCCCATCCTGGAGTCACCGCGGATGTTGTCTGGATGGGCTCCGTACCTGGAGAAGCATCTGGTGGAGGAGGAGCGTGCCGACCAGAGTGAAATGCATGAGCCGCCCTCGTATACGCTGCCTCAGCTGCGCAGTCTAATGGCCAAGGGCTCGTTTGAGTCGGTGCCCAAGGAGTTTGCTCATCATCTACTCTATCGCAGTGTGGCCAAGTCGCAGTTGTATCCGGAGAAATATTACTTCTCCCGCGATGGCCGTGTCAAGTATTACGTTATATTCCCGATGAATCGAAGTCAGGGTTCTGAGTTGGCTCGTCGCGTTAAGAAACCGTATCTTATCATTAAAGCATCCAATTCTCCCTATGTTAGTCCCAACTCCGATGAGGCTATCGCCATTCTAAGAAAAGAGAACCCGCATTTCGAGATGCACGAGGTGGCGGGAGCACATCATGCGCATCTCACAAATGCCACCGAGGTTGCCAAGTACCTTGTGCCATTCATACGACACTATCGACCGCCTCCGGTGTCTAGTTGGTCGCTGGCTGGCGAGGAAGCAAGCATCAGCAAAAAGGAGAAACGCAGGGCCCAAGAGCGTTTCTTTTCCTGGAACTTGAAACGACGTAGCAAATTATAA
- the LOC133842757 gene encoding probable serine hydrolase isoform X2, whose amino-acid sequence MHYSMHDYVFIIARVMKAYKWQKVSLLGHSLGGVLSFLFTALAPHTVDMVISLDICLPILESPRMLSGWAPYLEKHLVEEERADQSEMHEPPSYTLPQLRSLMAKGSFESVPKEFAHHLLYRSVAKSQLYPEKYYFSRDGRVKYYVIFPMNRSQGSELARRVKKPYLIIKASNSPYVSPNSDEAIAILRKENPHFEMHEVAGAHHAHLTNATEVAKYLVPFIRHYRPPPVSSWSLAGEEASISKKEKRRAQERFFSWNLKRRSKL is encoded by the coding sequence ATGCACTACAGTATGCACGACTATGTGTTCATCATCGCTCGGGTCATGAAGGCATACAAGTGGCAAAAGGTCTCACTGTTGGGTCATTCGTTGGGTGGCGTCTTGTCCTTTCTGTTCACGGCGCTGGCGCCGCACACAGTCGATATGGTCATCTCGCTGGACATTTGCCTGCCCATCCTGGAGTCACCGCGGATGTTGTCTGGATGGGCTCCGTACCTGGAGAAGCATCTGGTGGAGGAGGAGCGTGCCGACCAGAGTGAAATGCATGAGCCGCCCTCGTATACGCTGCCTCAGCTGCGCAGTCTAATGGCCAAGGGCTCGTTTGAGTCGGTGCCCAAGGAGTTTGCTCATCATCTACTCTATCGCAGTGTGGCCAAGTCGCAGTTGTATCCGGAGAAATATTACTTCTCCCGCGATGGCCGTGTCAAGTATTACGTTATATTCCCGATGAATCGAAGTCAGGGTTCTGAGTTGGCTCGTCGCGTTAAGAAACCGTATCTTATCATTAAAGCATCCAATTCTCCCTATGTTAGTCCCAACTCCGATGAGGCTATCGCCATTCTAAGAAAAGAGAACCCGCATTTCGAGATGCACGAGGTGGCGGGAGCACATCATGCGCATCTCACAAATGCCACCGAGGTTGCCAAGTACCTTGTGCCATTCATACGACACTATCGACCGCCTCCGGTGTCTAGTTGGTCGCTGGCTGGCGAGGAAGCAAGCATCAGCAAAAAGGAGAAACGCAGGGCCCAAGAGCGTTTCTTTTCCTGGAACTTGAAACGACGTAGCAAATTATAA
- the LOC133842759 gene encoding probable serine hydrolase, whose protein sequence is MGTLSLNDCEDVSIPLPWGHLAGRWYGNRSERPILALHGWQDNLGTFDTLIPLLPDYLGVLCIDLPGHGHSSRLPKGIQYDFVNFAFIIGRVMQEYKWSKVSLLGHSMGAILSFIYSSLAPHTVDLVILIEGVINPFARLDLDISAFNIERCLQEVDRMAINEVTNYEPTSYSMEHFCQFVHTCTVEAVSKELAPHLLKRSVHRSQLYPDKYYTLKDNRTKCAVELELSLELAAEMARCIREKPVLILKGAESPFICERDEEVLSILRAQNSDLEFHELQGNHYIHLCNAEACAAHIVPFLRRHRPPSRIDNSQRKQHKL, encoded by the exons ATGGGAACTTTGTCACTAAATGAT TGCGAGGATGTGAGCATTCCGTTGCCCTGGGGACATTTGGCGGGTCGCTGGTATGGCAACCGCAGCGAACGTCCTATTCTGGCTCTACACGGCTGGCAGGATAACCTGGGCACCTTCGATACACTAATCCCCCTATTGCCGGACTACTTGGGAGTGCTCTGCATAGATCTGCCAGGACATGGACACTCCTCTCGTCTGCCGAAGGGAATACAATATGACTTTGTGAACTTTGCTTTTATCATAGGCCGCGTGATGCAAGAGTATAAATGGTCAAAGGTCTCGCTGCTGGGTCACTCAATGGGCGCCATTCTTAGCTTCATTTACAGCTCCTTAGCACCGCACACTGTGGATCTTGTGATACTAATTGAGGGTGTAATCAATCCATTTGCTCGACTGGACTTGGATATATCTGCATTCAATATTGAGCGGTGTCTACAGGAAGTGGATCGCATGGCAATTAATGAGGTTACCAACTATGAACCCACTTCCTACTCGATGGAACATTTCTGCCAATTTGTTCATACCTGTACAGTCGAGGCTGTGTCGAAAGAACTGGCTCCACATCTGCTCAAACGCAGCGTACACAGATCTCAATTGTATCCAGATAAGTACTACACATTGAAAGATAATCGCACTAAGTGTGCCGTTGAACTGGAGCTGAGTTTGGAACTCGCAGCTGAGATGGCGCGATGCATTCGAGAGAAACCTGTCCTTATCCTCAAAGGCGCCGAGTCCCCTTTCATTTGTGAAAGAGACGAGGAGGTTCTCTCCATTCTGAGGGCGCAAAACTCTGACCTGGAGTTCCACGAATTGCAGGGCAATCATTACATACATCTCTGCAACGCTGAAGCGTGTGCCGCTCACATTGTTCCCTTTTTAAGGCGTCATCGTCCACCTTCAAGAATTGATAACTCCCAGCGGAAGCAGCACAAATTGTAG
- the LOC133842758 gene encoding serine hydrolase-like protein, with protein MGYLSLSDYDVVRIDTPFGHMMGHWYGNRKDRPILAIHGWQDNLGTFDTLIPLLPDYLGVLCMDMPGHGYSSNLPPGMHYSADDWILIISRVMKEYKWSKVSLMGHSLGGVLSYIHTALAPQTVDMVILLDITLPPFDAPENIPKIRSWMEKHLVEEDRNRLAEVQEPPSYTMEQLRVVLSRGTFNSVPLEFAQHLLNRSVRKSSLYPNRYYFARDGRTKYHTLLPFCAEKALELIKRVKDKPYLIIKGSGSPFIDSRCDEVLNYLSENNPNFEFYEVEGLHHVHLTNAAECAKHIVPFLRRYRPPPMGSWSMAEEETKVAKGKL; from the exons ATGGGCTATTTGTCATTAAGCGAC TACGATGTTGTGCGCATTGATACACCATTCGGACATATGATGGGGCATTGGTATGGCAATCGCAAGGATCGCCCCATTCTGGCAATACACGGCTGGCAGGATAACCTAGGCACTTTCGATACACTAATCCCCCTGTTGCCCGATTATCTGGGTGTGCTCTGCATGGATATGCCTGGGCATGGTTACTCCTCAAACTTGCCACCGGGCATGCATTACAGTGCCGACGATTGGATACTCATTATTAGTCGCGTCATGAAGGAATACAAATGGTCAAAGGTCTCGCTCATGGGTCACTCGCTGGGCGGTGTCTTGAGTTATATACACACAGCACTTGCGCCACAAACTGTCGACATGGTTATCCTCTTAGACATCACATTGCCGCCCTTTGACGCTCCCGAAAACATTCCGAAAATACGCTCATGGATGGAGAAGCATCTGGTAGAAGAGGATCGCAATAGACTGGCCGAGGTGCAGGAACCTCCCTCCTATACAATGGAGCAGCTGCGCGTGGTGCTGAGTCGTGGCACCTTCAACTCGGTGCCTTTGGAGTTTGCCCAACATCTGCTCAATCGAAGTGTGCGAAAATCATCACTCTATCCCAATCGTTACTACTTTGCTCGCGATGGTCGCACCAAGTATCACACGCTGTTGCCTTTTTGTGCGGAGAAGGCACTTGAGTTGATCAAACGAGTTAAGGACAAGCCGTACCTCATCATCAAGGGCTCCGGATCGCCATTTATCGATTCCAGATGCGATGAAGTACTCAACTATCTGTCTGAGAATAATCCGAACTTTGAATTCTACGAAGTTGAAGGACTGCATCATGTGCATCTCACAAATGCGGCCGAGTGTGCCAAGCACATTGTTCCCTTCCTAAGGCGGTATCGTCCGCCTCCCATGGGCAGCTGGTCGATGGCAGAGGAGGAGACAAAAGTAGCCAAGGGGAAACTCTAA
- the LOC133842068 gene encoding SEC14 domain and spectrin repeat-containing protein 1-B isoform X2, whose protein sequence is MEEDVLNALQMRSAYLSGGYDRSKRIIFIVNAFNDQQLWNRRCLQLTLDYLKRSLSAALLQNGVSIVVNAQESSTRISRQHVRQIYALFGGDISVDLYLVRAEGFWEKHVEPCAKSQTKGEPLVLSKARLTKFIEPHNLPEELGGTLQFNYDLWLQQRKAIDEFSRTHAQTLGAMEQLLTLLGGHKSLRPAEADVELKKCAQLHTHVQRSIEAAIEMGNAILARFNEVYETQTTTTTATTTAATTTTHATPVATPTTATATTNPARALLPPDLGCERTRIELRLNEIEKKQTAIRTAWLELLRSLREARELSTLAEGVAFVTNWILNQAEQLLSRQRSVGGDVRASETLRAAHDQLEMECRDTYGCYAELLYKIEQFAKERSLATCQDLLSQRDFMQFVCRSFAERLERRRKVLMTALRFHRLLDQFEEQLLIANQAADAEPSELDAQQADELLRQLKTSQVMLGNIERELVREGEKLSDMLAMPVKDALGRDLQLDYSNDIAQLRRQLDTSRTRRKRCGERVALQRLTLEQVTHIHGYEQEVRCALNWLNELYAVLLRCHSHVGCNIHEIQLQKDELQGFEETGRSIYNYGCQLLEASQTLRLCCKLEQSEPEQCLLQLQRTWHSLQSIAQEQMTRLRVSAVFHRSVEAYYRQLRDLRPLLTHELATQLQQQRLQHNRSSSGISSDAEAEAEASPELSPPGGGLGVRLQRHLLAREQLLVEVGRMVRLGRLLKKRLKEPFMLDALTGKSIVPDELPLDSPATDASPLHDSGRNSSAGSESFHQVEAPSPSTVTVTPTGSNELACAAISHKLSAIAEVAESLDAVIRDCSAGDVDLSKKLGSNGMSSEDWQSRSTEDDSFATASEGNFTPNSHSSSFQTASGRTSSYIGSAKNSFDEADDSTLSNFEIPELPQSPVNMSFDSSELSYFSAQQPPLLPVVDDDDQDSVVGVAELHSQSVTPTPEVQQELLAHPIESDSELEAYGLDSNVIRTELLPSVSTAVTPEVSSQSTAVAVAATNNEQKTTTTTTSSASLPPPPPPPAAWRRSKYYENITKQTIKGFL, encoded by the exons ATGGAGGAGGACGTGTTGAACGCTCTGCAGATGCGCAGTGCGTATCTATCGGGCGGCTACGATCGCAGCAAACGCATCATATTCATTGTGAATGCATTCAATGATCAACAATTGTGGAATCGTCGCTGCCTTCAACTGACGCTCGACTATCTCAAGCGTTCGCTCAG TGCTGCTCTATTGCAGAATGGCGTGAGCATCGTTGTCAATGCTCAGGAGAGCAGCACGCGCATCTCGCGTCAGCACGTGCGTCAAATCTATGCGCTCTTTGGCGGCGACATCAGCGTCGATTTGTATCTAGTCAGGGCGGAAGGCTTCTGGGAGAAACACGTGGAGCCATGCGCCAAATCGCAGACCAAAGGCGAG CCCTTGGTGCTGTCTAAGGCACGACTGACGAAGTTTATCGAGCCACACAATCTGCCCGAAGAGCTGGGCGGCACGCTGCAATTCAATTACGATCTGTGGCTGCAGCAGCGCAAG GCCATCGATGAATTCAGTCGCACCCACGCCCAGACGTTGGGCGCCATGGAACAGCTGTTGACACTGTTGGGCGGACACAAGTCGCTGCGTCCGGCGGAAGCGGACGTTGAGCTGAAGAAGTGCGCTCAATTGCACACGCACGTGCAGCGCAGCATTGAGGCAGCCATCGAAATGG GTAATGCGATCTTGGCCCGCTTCAACGAGGTTTACGAGACgcagacgacaacaacaactgcgacgacgactgcagcgacgacaacgacacaTGCCACACCTGTTgccacaccaacaacagcgacggcaACAACGAACCCCGCCCGTGCCCTGTTGCCCCCCGATTTGGGTTGTGAGAGAACCCGCATCGAGTTGCGATTGAATGAGATCGAGAAGAAACAGACAGCGATACGCACCGCGTGGCTTGAGCTGTTGCGATCGCTGCGCGAGGCACGCGAACTCTCCACCCTTGCCGAGGGCGTGGCCTTTGTCACCAACTGGATTCTCAACCAGGCGGAGCAGCTGCTCAGCCGGCAGCGCAGCGTTGGCGGCGATGTGCGCGCCTCCGAGACGCTGCGAGCGGCACACGATCAACTGGAGATGGAATGCCGTGACACCTACGGTTGCTATGCGGAGTTGCTCTACAAGATCGAACAGTTCGCTAAGGAGCGATCGCTGGCCACGTGCCAGGATCTGCTCTCCCAACGCGACTTTATGCAGTTTGTTTGCCGGTCGTTTGCCGAGCGTTTGGAGAGAAGACGCAAGGTTCTAATGACAGCGTTGCGTTTCCATCGTTTGCTCGATCAATTCGAGGAACAGCTGCTGATTGCCAATCAGGCAGCGGATGCTGAGCCCAGCGAATTGGATGCACAACAGGCAGATGAACTGCTCAGGCAATTGAAGACGAGTCAAGTGATGTTGG GCAACATCGAACGCGAACTTGTGCGCGAGGGGGAAAAGCTGAGCGACATGTTGGCGATGCCGGTGAAAGACGCCCTGGGCCGTGACCTCCAGTTGGACTACAGCAACGACATTGCCCAGCTGCGGCGACAGCTCGACACGAGTCGCACGCGACGCAAGAGGTGCGGGGAGCGTGTGGCACTGCAGCGGCTCACCTTGGAGCAGGTGACCCACATTCATGGCTACGAGCAGGAGGTGCGCTGTGCTCTCAACTGGCTGAACGAGCTGTATGCGGTGCTGTTGCGGTGTCATTCCCATGTTGGCTGCAACATTCACGAGATCCAGCTGCAGAAGGACGAGTTGCAGGGGTTCGAGGAAACCGGACGG AGCATCTACAACTACGGCTGTCAGCTGCTGGAGGCATCCCAGACACTGCGTCTGTGCTGCAAGCTGGAGCAATCGGAGCCGGAGCAGTgtctgctgcagttgcaacgcACCTGGCACAGTCTCCAGTCCATTGCCCAGGAGCAAATGACACGATTGCGTGTCTCCGCTGTCTTCCATCGCAGTGTCGAAGCTTACTATCGTCAGCTGCGAGATCTGCGTCCACTTCTCACCCATGAACTTGCCacacagctgcagcaacagcgactgcaGCACAATCGCAGCAGTAGCGGCATCAGCAGCGATGCCGAAGCGGAGGCTGAAGCCTCGCCAGAACTCTCTCCTCCAGGTGGCGGCCTTGGAGTGCGTCTCCAGAGGCATCTGTTGGCCAGGGAGCAGCTGCTGGTGGAAGTGGGTCGCATGGTGCGATTAGGACGTCTGCTCAAGAAGCGACTCAAGGAACCGTTTATGCTCGACGCTCTCACGGGCAAGAG CATTGTGCCCGACGAGTTACCCCTCGACAGTCCCGCCACCGATGCGAGTCCCTTACACGACAGCGGACGCAACAGCAGCGCTGGCAGTGAATCCTTCCATCAGGTAGAAGCACCTTCGCCATCCACGGTGACGGTGACGCCCACTGGAAGCAACGAACTCGCCTGCGCCGCCATCTCACACAAGCTGAGCGCCATTGCGGAAGTTGCTGAATCCCTAGACGCTGTTATACGCGATTGCAGCGCTGGCGATGTGGATCTCTCCAAGAAACTGGGCAGCAATGGGATGAGCAGCGAG GACTGGCAATCACGTTCCACTGAGGATGATTCCTTTGCCACCGCTTCGGAGGGCAACTTTACGCCCAACTCGCATTCGTCGTCCTTCCAAACAGCCTCGGGACGCACCAGCTCCTACATTGGCTCCGCCAAGAACTCCTTCGACGAGGCCGACGACTCGACGCTGAGcaactttgagatacccgagTTACCGCAGTCGCCAGTCAACATGTCCTTCGACAGCTCCGAGTTGAGCTACTTTTCCGCTCAGCAGCCGCCGCTGCTTCCTgttgtcgatgatgatgatcaagaCAGTGTGGTGGGCGTGGCTGAGCTGCATAGTCAGAGTGTTACGCCCACGCCGGAGGTGCAACAAGAGCTTCTGGCGCATCCCATCGAATCGGACAGCGAATTGGAGGCTTACGGATTGGACTCGAATGTTATTCGCACCGAATTGTTGCCCAGCGTCTCCACAGCTGTCACGCCGGAGGTGAGTTCCCAGTCaactgctgtcgctgtcgctgccactAACAACGAACagaagacaacgacgacgacgacgtcgagtGCGTcactgccaccgccgccgccaccgccagctGCGTGGCGTCGCAGCAAATACTACGAGAACATTACGAAACAGACGATCAAGGGATTCCTCTGA
- the LOC133842068 gene encoding SEC14 domain and spectrin repeat-containing protein 1-B isoform X1 → MEEDVLNALQMRSAYLSGGYDRSKRIIFIVNAFNDQQLWNRRCLQLTLDYLKRSLSAALLQNGVSIVVNAQESSTRISRQHVRQIYALFGGDISVDLYLVRAEGFWEKHVEPCAKSQTKGEPLVLSKARLTKFIEPHNLPEELGGTLQFNYDLWLQQRKAIDEFSRTHAQTLGAMEQLLTLLGGHKSLRPAEADVELKKCAQLHTHVQRSIEAAIEMGNAILARFNEVYETQTTTTTATTTAATTTTHATPVATPTTATATTNPARALLPPDLGCERTRIELRLNEIEKKQTAIRTAWLELLRSLREARELSTLAEGVAFVTNWILNQAEQLLSRQRSVGGDVRASETLRAAHDQLEMECRDTYGCYAELLYKIEQFAKERSLATCQDLLSQRDFMQFVCRSFAERLERRRKVLMTALRFHRLLDQFEEQLLIANQAADAEPSELDAQQADELLRQLKTSQVMLGNIERELVREGEKLSDMLAMPVKDALGRDLQLDYSNDIAQLRRQLDTSRTRRKRCGERVALQRLTLEQVTHIHGYEQEVRCALNWLNELYAVLLRCHSHVGCNIHEIQLQKDELQGFEETGRSIYNYGCQLLEASQTLRLCCKLEQSEPEQCLLQLQRTWHSLQSIAQEQMTRLRVSAVFHRSVEAYYRQLRDLRPLLTHELATQLQQQRLQHNRSSSGISSDAEAEAEASPELSPPGGGLGVRLQRHLLAREQLLVEVGRMVRLGRLLKKRLKEPFMLDALTGKSIVPDELPLDSPATDASPLHDSGRNSSAGSESFHQVEAPSPSTVTVTPTGSNELACAAISHKLSAIAEVAESLDAVIRDCSAGDVDLSKKLGSNGMSSEVSLTKFLLYFFAWNVNQLSLFKDWQSRSTEDDSFATASEGNFTPNSHSSSFQTASGRTSSYIGSAKNSFDEADDSTLSNFEIPELPQSPVNMSFDSSELSYFSAQQPPLLPVVDDDDQDSVVGVAELHSQSVTPTPEVQQELLAHPIESDSELEAYGLDSNVIRTELLPSVSTAVTPEVSSQSTAVAVAATNNEQKTTTTTTSSASLPPPPPPPAAWRRSKYYENITKQTIKGFL, encoded by the exons ATGGAGGAGGACGTGTTGAACGCTCTGCAGATGCGCAGTGCGTATCTATCGGGCGGCTACGATCGCAGCAAACGCATCATATTCATTGTGAATGCATTCAATGATCAACAATTGTGGAATCGTCGCTGCCTTCAACTGACGCTCGACTATCTCAAGCGTTCGCTCAG TGCTGCTCTATTGCAGAATGGCGTGAGCATCGTTGTCAATGCTCAGGAGAGCAGCACGCGCATCTCGCGTCAGCACGTGCGTCAAATCTATGCGCTCTTTGGCGGCGACATCAGCGTCGATTTGTATCTAGTCAGGGCGGAAGGCTTCTGGGAGAAACACGTGGAGCCATGCGCCAAATCGCAGACCAAAGGCGAG CCCTTGGTGCTGTCTAAGGCACGACTGACGAAGTTTATCGAGCCACACAATCTGCCCGAAGAGCTGGGCGGCACGCTGCAATTCAATTACGATCTGTGGCTGCAGCAGCGCAAG GCCATCGATGAATTCAGTCGCACCCACGCCCAGACGTTGGGCGCCATGGAACAGCTGTTGACACTGTTGGGCGGACACAAGTCGCTGCGTCCGGCGGAAGCGGACGTTGAGCTGAAGAAGTGCGCTCAATTGCACACGCACGTGCAGCGCAGCATTGAGGCAGCCATCGAAATGG GTAATGCGATCTTGGCCCGCTTCAACGAGGTTTACGAGACgcagacgacaacaacaactgcgacgacgactgcagcgacgacaacgacacaTGCCACACCTGTTgccacaccaacaacagcgacggcaACAACGAACCCCGCCCGTGCCCTGTTGCCCCCCGATTTGGGTTGTGAGAGAACCCGCATCGAGTTGCGATTGAATGAGATCGAGAAGAAACAGACAGCGATACGCACCGCGTGGCTTGAGCTGTTGCGATCGCTGCGCGAGGCACGCGAACTCTCCACCCTTGCCGAGGGCGTGGCCTTTGTCACCAACTGGATTCTCAACCAGGCGGAGCAGCTGCTCAGCCGGCAGCGCAGCGTTGGCGGCGATGTGCGCGCCTCCGAGACGCTGCGAGCGGCACACGATCAACTGGAGATGGAATGCCGTGACACCTACGGTTGCTATGCGGAGTTGCTCTACAAGATCGAACAGTTCGCTAAGGAGCGATCGCTGGCCACGTGCCAGGATCTGCTCTCCCAACGCGACTTTATGCAGTTTGTTTGCCGGTCGTTTGCCGAGCGTTTGGAGAGAAGACGCAAGGTTCTAATGACAGCGTTGCGTTTCCATCGTTTGCTCGATCAATTCGAGGAACAGCTGCTGATTGCCAATCAGGCAGCGGATGCTGAGCCCAGCGAATTGGATGCACAACAGGCAGATGAACTGCTCAGGCAATTGAAGACGAGTCAAGTGATGTTGG GCAACATCGAACGCGAACTTGTGCGCGAGGGGGAAAAGCTGAGCGACATGTTGGCGATGCCGGTGAAAGACGCCCTGGGCCGTGACCTCCAGTTGGACTACAGCAACGACATTGCCCAGCTGCGGCGACAGCTCGACACGAGTCGCACGCGACGCAAGAGGTGCGGGGAGCGTGTGGCACTGCAGCGGCTCACCTTGGAGCAGGTGACCCACATTCATGGCTACGAGCAGGAGGTGCGCTGTGCTCTCAACTGGCTGAACGAGCTGTATGCGGTGCTGTTGCGGTGTCATTCCCATGTTGGCTGCAACATTCACGAGATCCAGCTGCAGAAGGACGAGTTGCAGGGGTTCGAGGAAACCGGACGG AGCATCTACAACTACGGCTGTCAGCTGCTGGAGGCATCCCAGACACTGCGTCTGTGCTGCAAGCTGGAGCAATCGGAGCCGGAGCAGTgtctgctgcagttgcaacgcACCTGGCACAGTCTCCAGTCCATTGCCCAGGAGCAAATGACACGATTGCGTGTCTCCGCTGTCTTCCATCGCAGTGTCGAAGCTTACTATCGTCAGCTGCGAGATCTGCGTCCACTTCTCACCCATGAACTTGCCacacagctgcagcaacagcgactgcaGCACAATCGCAGCAGTAGCGGCATCAGCAGCGATGCCGAAGCGGAGGCTGAAGCCTCGCCAGAACTCTCTCCTCCAGGTGGCGGCCTTGGAGTGCGTCTCCAGAGGCATCTGTTGGCCAGGGAGCAGCTGCTGGTGGAAGTGGGTCGCATGGTGCGATTAGGACGTCTGCTCAAGAAGCGACTCAAGGAACCGTTTATGCTCGACGCTCTCACGGGCAAGAG CATTGTGCCCGACGAGTTACCCCTCGACAGTCCCGCCACCGATGCGAGTCCCTTACACGACAGCGGACGCAACAGCAGCGCTGGCAGTGAATCCTTCCATCAGGTAGAAGCACCTTCGCCATCCACGGTGACGGTGACGCCCACTGGAAGCAACGAACTCGCCTGCGCCGCCATCTCACACAAGCTGAGCGCCATTGCGGAAGTTGCTGAATCCCTAGACGCTGTTATACGCGATTGCAGCGCTGGCGATGTGGATCTCTCCAAGAAACTGGGCAGCAATGGGATGAGCAGCGAGGTGAGTCTTACAAAATTCCTTCTCTATTTCTTTGCTTGGAATGTTAATCAACTTTCCTTATTTAAGGACTGGCAATCACGTTCCACTGAGGATGATTCCTTTGCCACCGCTTCGGAGGGCAACTTTACGCCCAACTCGCATTCGTCGTCCTTCCAAACAGCCTCGGGACGCACCAGCTCCTACATTGGCTCCGCCAAGAACTCCTTCGACGAGGCCGACGACTCGACGCTGAGcaactttgagatacccgagTTACCGCAGTCGCCAGTCAACATGTCCTTCGACAGCTCCGAGTTGAGCTACTTTTCCGCTCAGCAGCCGCCGCTGCTTCCTgttgtcgatgatgatgatcaagaCAGTGTGGTGGGCGTGGCTGAGCTGCATAGTCAGAGTGTTACGCCCACGCCGGAGGTGCAACAAGAGCTTCTGGCGCATCCCATCGAATCGGACAGCGAATTGGAGGCTTACGGATTGGACTCGAATGTTATTCGCACCGAATTGTTGCCCAGCGTCTCCACAGCTGTCACGCCGGAGGTGAGTTCCCAGTCaactgctgtcgctgtcgctgccactAACAACGAACagaagacaacgacgacgacgacgtcgagtGCGTcactgccaccgccgccgccaccgccagctGCGTGGCGTCGCAGCAAATACTACGAGAACATTACGAAACAGACGATCAAGGGATTCCTCTGA